One genomic segment of Komagataella phaffii GS115 chromosome 4, complete sequence includes these proteins:
- a CDS encoding Protein required for normal intracellular sterol distribution and for sphingolipid metabolism — protein MICIECCQPVDNLYFQSKNGYIKLTICSKCNQVVDKYVEFDKVVLFIDLLLLRPNAYRHLMYNSLIPTQNQDEKHFQPQIYTRVFRIWMLLLLFEVYVNWAYEEKSYSSSQHSIVKELVLKDFSIASQYLFFFFKSVLDLVSSHIAMQLLIRYWLKFPDPSYFQEYPKYFFPVVISFTICISSIIRLFPIAMLIWPYDIQALKLTKSAINFVNNFITIDCLNTILINNNSKSHWKLLAIVTWSNYVKALTSRLLVCFFISRLYSYSFSSLIQNDYDHSMGLLSSLRDALSELSLS, from the coding sequence ATGATTTGTATAGAATGTTGCCAGCCCGTCGACAATCTATACTTTCAATCAAAAAATGGGTACATCAAGCTTACCATATGCTCCAAATGCAATCAGGTAGTAGACAAGTACgttgaatttgataaagTAGTGTTGTTTATTGACTTGCTCCTATTGAGACCAAATGCTTATAGACATCTGATGTACAACTCACTCATTCCAACCCAGAACCAAGACGAGAAACATTTCCAGCCACAAATATACACAAGAGTTTTTCGTATATGGATGCTATTGTTGCTGTTCGAAGTTTACGTTAATTGGGCATatgaagagaaaagttaTAGCTCATCTCAGCATTCTATTGTCAAAGAACTTGTCCTCAAAGATTTTTCCATTGCTTCACAAtatttgttcttcttcttcaaatcagTTTTAGATCTAGTTTCCAGTCATATAGCAATGCAACTTTTGATTAGATACTGGTTGAAATTCCCTGATCCTTCCTATTTTCAGGAGTATCCAAAGTATTTCTTCCCAGTGGTAATCTCTTTCACAATCTGCATTTCAAGTATCATCAGGTTATTTCCGATAGCTATGTTGATTTGGCCTTATGACATTCaagcattgaaattgaCCAAAAGTGCCATAAATTTTGTTAATAATTTCATCACAATTGACTGTTTGAACACAATACTCATAAATAATAATTCTAAGTCACATTGGAAACTGTTGGCAATCGTAACCTGGAGCAACTATGTCAAAGCTTTGACAAGCAGGCTGCTGGTTTGTTTTTTTATTAGTCGCTTGTATTCTTACAGTTTCAGTTCTCTTATACAAAATGATTATGATCACAGCATGGGACTTTTGTCCAGTTTGCGTGACGCCTTATCCGAATTGAGTCTAAGTTAA
- a CDS encoding Carbon source-responsive zinc-finger transcription factor — MSNLPPTFGSTRQSPEDQSPPVPKELSFNGTTPSGKLRLFVCQTCTRAFARQEHLKRHERSHTKEKPFSCGICSRKFSRRDLLLRHAQKLHSNCSDAAITRLRRKATRRSSNAAGSISGSTPVTTPNTMGTPEDGEKRKVQKLAGRRDSNEQKLQLQQQHLQQQPQLQYQQSLKQHENQVQQPDQDPLISPRMQLFNDSNHHVNNLFDLGLRRASFSAVSGNNYAHYVNNFQQDASSTNPNQDSNNAEFENIEFSTPQMMPVEDAETWMNNMGPIPNFSLDVNRNIGDSFTDIQHKNSEPIISEPPKDTAPNDKKLNGYSFYEAPIKPLESLFSVRNTKRNKYKTNDDSPDTVDNNSAPAANTIQELESSLNASKNFCLPTGYSFYGNLDQQTFSNTLSCTSSNATISPILLDNSINNNSTSDVRPEFRTQSVTSEMSQAPPPPQKNNSKYSTEVLFTSNMRSFIHYALSKYPFIGVPTPTLPENERLNEYADSFTNRFLNHYPFIHVTILKEYSLFKAILDENESTKNWENNQFYLENQRISIVCLPLLVATIGAVLSNNKKDASNLYEASRRCIHVYLDSRKKIPTSLSANNNDSPLWLIQSLTLSVMYGLFADNDISLNVVIRQVNALNSLVKTSGLNRTSIIDLFNINKPLDNELWNQFVKIESTVRTIHTIFQISSNLSALYNIIPSLKIDDLMITLPVPTTLWQADSFVKFKSLSYGNQIPFQYTRVLQNLIDYNQPLSDGKFLYENHVSEFGLICLQNGLHQYSYFQKLTAVNNREDALFTKVVNSLHSWDRMISNSDLFPKKIYQQSCLILDSKLLNNFLIVKSSLKVSTGDVSSLNKLKENVWLKNWNQVCAIYYNSFMNIPAPSIQKKYNDIEFVDDMINLSLIIIKIMKLIFYNNVKDNYEDENDFKLQELNLTFDNFDEKISLNLTILFDIFLMIYKIITNYEKFMKIKHKFNYYNSNSNISFLHHFELSSVINNTQMNQNDYMKTDIDEKLDQLFHIYQTFFRLYLDLEKFMKFKFNYHDFETEFSSLSISNILNTHAASNNDTNAADAMNAKDEKISPTTLNSVLLADEGNENSGRNNDSDRLFMLNELINFEVGLKFLKIGESFFDFLYENNYKFIHFKNLNDGMFHIRIYLENRLDGGV; from the coding sequence ATGAGCAATCTACCCCCAACTTTTGGTTCCACTAGACAATCTCCAGAAGACCAATCACCTCCCGTGCCCAAGGAGCTGTCATTCAATGGGACCACACCCTCAGGAAAGCTACGCTTATTTGTCTGTCAGACATGTACTCGAGCATTTGCTCGTCAGGAACACTTGAAACGACACGAAAGGTCTCACACCAAGGAGAAACCTTTCAGCTGCGGCATTTGTTCTCGTAAATTCAGCCGTCGAGATCTGTTATTGAGACATGCCCAAAAACTGCACAGCAACTGCTCTGATGCGGCCATAACAAGACTAAGGCGCAAGGCAACTCGTCGGTCTTCTAATGCCGCGGGTTCCATATCTGGTTCTACTCCGGTGACAACGCCAAATACTATGGGTACGCCCGAAGATGGCGAGAAACGAAAAGTTCAGAAACTGGCCGGCCGCCGGGACTCAAATGAACAGAAACTGCAACtgcaacaacaacatctACAGCAACAACCACAGTTGCAATACCAACAATCTCTTAAGCAGCATGAAAATCAAGTCCAGCAGCCTGATCAAGATCCATTGATATCCCCGAGAATGCAATTATTCAATGATTCCAACCATCACGTAAACAATTTGTTTGATCTTGGACTAAGAAGAGCTTCCTTCTCCGCCGTTAGTGGAAATAATTATGCCCATTATGTGAATaattttcaacaagatGCCTCTTCTACCAATCCAAATCAAGATTCAAATAATGCCGAATTTGAGAATATTGAATTTTCTACCCCACAAATGATGCCCGttgaagatgctgaaacTTGGATGAACAACATGGGTCCAATTCCGAACTTCTCTCTCGATGTGAACAGGAACATTGGTGATAGCTTTACAGATATACAACACAAGAATTCAGAGCCTATTATATCCGAACCGCCCAAGGACACCGCTCCAAACGacaagaagttgaatggCTACTCTTTTTACGAAGCCCCCATCAAGCCATTAGAATCCCTATTTTCTGTCAGGAAtacaaagagaaacaagTATAAAACAAATGACGACTCTCCAGACACCGTGGATAATAACTCCGCACCGGCTGCTAATAccattcaagaacttgagtcttctttgaatgcaTCCAAGAATTTTTGCTTGCCAACTGGTTATTCCTTCTATGGTAATTTGGACCAACAGACTTTCTCTAACACGTTATCATGCACTTCTTCTAATGCCACAATTTCGCCCATTCTACTCGATAACTCCATTAATAATAACTCCACTAGTGACGTGAGACCAGAATTTAGAACACAAAGTGTCACCTCTGAAATGAGTCAAGCCCCTCCCCCTCCTCAAAAAAACAACTCGAAATATTCCACCGAAGTTCTTTTTACCAGCAACATGCGGTCGTTTATTCACTACGCTCTTTCCAAGTATCCTTTTATTGGTGTGCCCACTCCAACTCTTCCGGAGAACGAAAGACTAAATGAATATGCTGATTCATTCACCAACCGTTTCTTAAATCATTATCCTTTCATACATGTCACGATTCTCAAAGAATACTCCCTTTTCAAGGCAATTTTAGATGAGAATGAGTCGACTAAGAACTGGGAAAATAATCAGTTTTACTTAGAGAACCAACGAATATCAATTGTttgtcttcctcttttggTGGCTACGATAGGTGCAGTACTATCAAACAACAAAAAGGATGCTTCGAATTTATACGAAGCTTCAAGGCGTTGTATTCATGTTTACTTAGATTCCAGGAAAAAGATACCCACTTCCTTGTCCGCAAATAACAATGACTCTCCACTTTGGCTAATTCAATCCCTGACGTTATCTGTTATGTATGGGTTATTTGCGGACAATGACATTAGTTTGAATGTCGTGATCAGACAAGTTAACGCACTTAATTCTCTGGTCAAGACTTCGGGCCTGAATAGGACCTCAATTatagatcttttcaacatcaacaaaCCTTTGGATAATGAACTCTGGAATCAATTCGTGAAAATAGAGTCCACCGTAAGGACAATCCACacgatttttcaaatcagtTCCAACTTAAGCGCCTTGTACAATATTATTCCATCGTTGAAAATTGATGACCTAATGATTACTCTACCAGTTCCCACAACACTTTGGCAAGCTGATTCTTTTgtgaaattcaaaagtctAAGTTACGGAAATCAGATCCCTTTTCAATATACAAGAGTACTACAGAATTTGATTGATTACAATCAGCCATTGAGCgatggaaaatttttgTATGAAAACCATGTAAGTGAGTTTGGACTCATATGCCTACAGAATGGTCTACACCAATACAGctatttccaaaaattgaCTGCTGTCAATAACAGAGAAGATGCGCTATTCACAAAGGTTGTTAATTCACTTCACAGTTGGGATAGGATGATTTCGAATTCTGAtttgtttccaaagaagatatATCAGCAGAGTTGCTTGATTTTGGACTCAAAGTTGCTTAATAATTTCCTGATTGTCAAGAGCTCATTGAAAGTTTCGACCGGAGACGTtagttctttgaataagTTAAAAGAAAACGTGTGGCTTAAAAACTGGAATCAAGTGTGTGCTATCTATTATAACAGCTTCATGAACATTCCTGCTCCCAgtattcaaaagaagtACAATGACATAGAGTTTGTGGATGACATGATTAATTTGAGTCTAATCATCATCAAGATTATGAAACTCATTTTCTATAACAATGTCAAAGACAATTATGAGGATGAAAATGACTTCAAATTGCAAGAGTTAAATTTAACATTTGACAATTTTGATGAGAAAATATCCTTGAATTTGACAATATTATTCGATATATTTTTGATGATCTACAAGATAATTACCAATTACGAGAAGTTTATGAAGATCAAACACAAGTTTAATTACTACAATTCTAATTCGAATATAAGCTTCTTGCATCATTTCGAACTCTCCTCGGTTATCAATAACACCCAAATGAACCAGAATGATTATATGAAAACagatattgatgaaaagcttgatcaGCTTTTCCACATCTATCAAACATTTTTCCGGCTGTATCTGGATTTAGAAAAGTTTATGaagttcaaattcaactaTCATGACTTTGAGACAGAGTTTTCAAGTCTCTCAATATCCAATATACTGAACACTCATGCTGCTTCTAACAATGACACAAATGCTGCTGATGCTATGAATGCcaaggatgaaaaaatatCTCCCACAACTTTGAATAGCGTATTACTTGCTGATGAAGGAAATGAAAATTCCGGTCGTAATAACGATTCAGACCGCCTGTTCATGCTGAACGAGCTAATTAATTTTGAAGTAggtttgaaatttctcAAGATAGGTGAGtcattttttgatttcttgtATGAGAATAACTACAAGTTCATCCACTTCAAAAACTTAAATGACGGAATGTTCCACATCAGGATATACCTAGAAAACCGACTAGATGGTGGTGTCTAG
- a CDS encoding Protein involved in inhibition of translation and nonsense-mediated decay, producing MNFGNVTKTLQQLKFQNDGLLQSGFVDSAALIDFVQLSSHQLKMLIVKDIANVIATDNTIECFQAPVVFTELVDQYWLDFQRPTIKYFELQLKRLANDKIVRTTLDSNGISKKFRGRKRVVEIRKLYSVYLKCNRIFCQFHIQLITELLSAYNLDAIGSIDHICRLLRIENPNGSCKNIKGLAVCSQLIYVIHRSLLYFGNLSRYRTLLATNYLPPGSLSRQDKKEYRKCLECLNLAILLLPSQGDPHNHIGLIERLRRNDFNIIYNFARSTMTRIHSPNGFMNLILHLSSEMLLNTVSRAILEPEKCRSTVDSKLVKCNNYFIAIFGFHFLPQRWNDSQNMKFTDVSWKNIENDYRKSIATLDIHRPAHVKILWKQAIILISGYTILSNAKFNHEWIDRSENLLEAYLQFVFHFIDEILTICTSGYSINTGLLPLVRLFLCWANQGGLPLNYLLANSSTFDNLVHICEVASLLVNKDELCISKPQRQYYFYEDVDLKEFVPIGCRFKDFNDSWILDKSQDSYKKLIGERPKEAPHNDVESDEDAFRIKAISYMVDQLLKSRSKLEICS from the coding sequence AtgaattttggaaatgtgACGAAAACACTTCAACAACTGAAATTCCAAAACGATGGCCTACTCCAATCAGGATTTGTAGATTCCGCTGCATTGATAGATTTTGTTCAGCTGAGCAGTCATcagttgaaaatgttgattgTGAAAGATATAGCAAATGTTATAGCCACAGATAACACAATTGAGTGTTTCCAGGCCCCTGTGGTGTTTACTGAGCTTGTTGATCAGTATTGGCTAGATTTTCAACGGCCAACTATAAAATACTTTGAGCTTCAGTTGAAAAGGTTAGCAAATGACAAGATCGTCAGGACTACATTAGATAGTAATGGTATTAGCAAGAAGTTTCGGGGTCGAAAAAGAGTGGTGGAGATTAGAAAGCTCTATAGCGTTTACCTCAAGTGTAATAGAATTTTTTGCCAGTTTCATATCCAACTGATCACAGAACTGCTTTCAGCATACAATTTGGACGCAATCGGTTCTATTGACCATATTTGCAGGCTGTTGCGTATTGAAAATCCAAACGGAAGCTGCAAAAATATCAAAGGATTGGCTGTATGTTCGCAGCTGATATATGTGATTCACAGATCCTTATTATACTTCGGGAACCTCTCAAGATACCGCACCCTCTTAGCAACTAATTATTTACCCCCTGGTTCTTTATCCCGTCAGGATAAGAAGGAATACAGAAAGTGCTTAGAATGCTTGAATCTTGCTATTTTGCTTTTGCCCTCTCAAGGTGATCCCCACAACCACATCGGGCTGATCGAGAGGTTAAGACGGAACGACTTTAATATAATCTACAACTTTGCCCGATCAACGATGACTCGAATTCACTCACCTAATGGATTTATGAACCTGATTCTGCATTTATCAAGCGAAATGCTCCTTAATACAGTTTCAAGGGCAATTTTAGAACCTGAAAAATGCCGCTCTACTGTAGATAGTAAGTTGGTTAAATGTAATAATTATTTCATAGCCATTTTTggatttcattttcttccacAAAGGTGGAATGACTCTCAAAATATGAAGTTTACTGAtgtttcttggaagaacaTTGAAAATGACTACCGGAAATCGATAGCTACCTTGGATATTCATCGACCAGCACACGTGAAGATTTTGTGGAAACAAGCCATCATTTTGATCAGTGGATACACTATTCTTTCTAATGCCAAGTTCAACCATGAGTGGATAGACAGGTCAGAAAATCTTCTAGAGGCCTACCTCCAGTTTGTGTTTCatttcattgatgaaatctTAACGATTTGCACGTCTGGTTATTCGATCAACACCGGATTGTTGCCACTAGTCCGACTTTTCCTTTGCTGGGCGAACCAAGGTGGGCTACCGTTGAATTATTTACTCGCAAactcttcaacttttgacaaCTTAGTTCACATTTGTGAAGTTGCCTCTTTATTGGTGAACAAGGACGAGCTTTGTATATCGAAACCACAGCGGCAGTATTATTTTTATGAAGATGTCgatttgaaagagtttgtTCCCATTGGATGTCgcttcaaagatttcaatgacTCTTGGATATTAGACAAATCTCAGGATAGTTATAAGAAACTCATTGGTGAGCGCCCAAAAGAAGCTCCCCATAATGACGTTGAATCTGATGAAGACGCCTTTCGAATTAAAGCTATCTCATATATGGTTGACCAGCTTTTGAAATCTAGAAGCAAACTTGAAATATGTTCATGA
- a CDS encoding Member of the Sec24p family codes for METTHSMNAVYDGYSMSSLSDGMSELKVDQSKHKKRPVHILHQQPASQTTAQFHQPASSQPFLPPQVPFSQQPQSPNFVQGSPQIGTPQMGTPPLGVSQFGTPQGQIQSPGQLHQTFSPPSNLDPTSVPDIRYETDVMFDSKSFLTFANVCPPLVGTQYTVVDQGNASPRFMRMSMYNVPATEKLRKETGLSLGLVLNPFAPMQEQEKPIPEVDYREMGGPPRCRRCRAYVNSTMQHTHDYRMICNICGFSSPIPSEYCSPLDPSGVRIDRNQRPELHLGMIDFLVPEAYNIDESIPPNPLHHVFLVDISNSSVRRELHKAFANAISMSVLKGYPKGSKISIIAYDRKIHFFNLSLDSNQVSIATVSDLEDPFLPFFDGIFVDVKAGRIHIDRALQSLEMMGEYSEPEPAYGAALRYALLALEHVGGGKVTALLSALPSWGPGSLKGISPSQRLTSELETEALTAKNQYYQKLSKDYISASVGLDLFVVSSGSVDLSDCSLVATSTGGSVRSFFNYEVARDQKSLCISLLDSIQAVKGYQSQLKIRCSAGLQVTKYLGSFKTSNSDADPLIPIVTSNTSVGCLFKHDGKLSTKNDAHFQAALLYTSADGVRKVRVINSIISVTERIADVFAFADQDATLALELKEHLGRIPEVSLVGLRNRLTFDLVDINTDYKLKVVGKSSADQQLILPVGLRTLPMFTLAATKTRAIRSAPSNNTDLRVQSILDLKSFTLEKLAVYLYPILINVLEIDEDACQYTSTGHFQLPPGTRLSRQNLMHGGAYILFNGLKVFFWIHSDVNVLLLQDVFGQNVSSLDSIDPNLNELPELDTGISLQLRNLVSFLLRAISTLLLYQYKFVGSDEMVRKLNSWKTCTKIVRLTSSKATMTSLTIFIH; via the coding sequence ATGGAAACTACACACTCCATGAATGCTGTTTATGATGGCTATTCCATGAGCTCCTTAAGTGACGGCATGTCTGAGTTGAAGGTCGACCAGTCAAAACACAAGAAACGACCAGTACAcattcttcatcaacaaccTGCATCTCAAACTACAGCACAGTTCCATCAACCTGCATCTTCACAGCCCTTCTTGCCACCACAAGTGCCTTTTAGTCAACAGCCTCAATCCCCAAATTTTGTACAAGGCTCCCCTCAAATTGGTACTCCCCAAATGGGTACGCCGCCACTTGGCGTATCTCAATTTGGTACCCCTCAAGGGCAAATCCAATCTCCAGGACAACTGCATCAGACGTTTTCACCTCCATCTAACCTTGATCCAACATCGGTGCCAGATATAAGATATGAGACTGACGTTATGTTTGActccaaatctttcttgactTTTGCAAATGTGTGCCCTCCACTTGTTGGTACTCAATATACTGTGGTAGATCAAGGTAATGCGTCGCCCAGATTTATGAGAATGAGTATGTACAATGTCCCGGCTACTGAAAAGTTGCGCAAGGAGACTGGATTGTCACTTGGGCTTGTGCTGAATCCATTTGCACCGATGCAAGAACAGGAAAAACCAATTCCAGAAGTAGATTACAGAGAGATGGGTGGTCCTCCAAGATGTCGCAGATGCCGTGCTTATGTGAATTCAACGATGCAACATACCCACGATTATAGAATGATTTGTAATATTTGTGGGTTCTCGAGTCCTATTCCAAGCGAATATTGCTCTCCTTTGGATCCTAGCGGTGTCCGTATCGATAGGAATCAACGTCCAGAGCTTCATCTGGGAATGATAGATTTTTTGGTTCCAGAGGCCTACAATATCGATGAATcaattcctccaaatcCGCTGCACCATGTTTTTCTTGTGGATATAAGTAACTCTAGTGTGAGAAGGGAACTCCACAAGGCTTTTGCCAATGCCATATCCATGTCAGTTTTGAAAGGCTATCCTAAAggttcaaagatttcaataATTGCATATGATAGGAAAATTCATTTTTTTAACCTTTCTCTTGATTCAAACCAAGTTTCTATTGCCACTGTAAGTGACTTAGAAGACCCCTTTCTACCATTTTTTGATGGCATTTTTGTGGATGTTAAAGCAGGAAGGATACACATTGACCGAGCTCTGCAGTCGTTAGAAATGATGGGCGAATATTCAGAACCAGAACCTGCATATGGTGCCGCATTGAGGTATGCCCTCCTAGCCTTGGAACATGTTGGTGGAGGTAAGGTTACTGCTCTGCTATCTGCATTGCCCAGCTGGGGTCCAGGTTCTCTCAAGGGAATATCCCCAAGTCAAAGGCTCACTTCTGAATTGGAGACCGAAGCTTTAACAGCAAAGAATCAATATTATCAGAAATTGTCGAAGGACTATATCAGCGCAAGTGTTGGTTTAGACCtgtttgttgtttcttctggaTCCGTAGACCTTTCGGATTGTTCACTGGTAGCAACTAGTACTGGAGGCAGCGTaagatctttcttcaactaTGAAGTTGCGAGAGATCAGAAATCCCTTTGTATATCATTACTTGACAGTATACAAGCTGTCAAAGGCTACCAATCACAGCTGAAGATTCGTTGTTCTGCTGGGTTGCAAGTGACGAAATACTTAGGAAGTTTCAAGACTTCAAACTCGGACGCTGATCCACTTATACCAATTGTTACCTCCAATACTTCTGTGGGCTGCTTATTCAAGCATGATGGAAAACTCTCTACTAAGAATGATGCCCATTTTCAGGCTGCTTTATTGTATACCTCAGCTGATGGTGTGAGAAAAGTAAGAGTGATCAATTCAATCATTTCAGTAACTGAGAGGATAGCTGACGTATTTGCTTTTGCAGATCAAGATGCCACTCTGGCcttggaattgaaagagcATCTAGGTAGGATCCCTGAAGTATCACTAGTGGGACTTAGAAATCGTCTCACATTTGACTTAGTTGACATTAATACCGACTACAAGTTAAAAGTGGTAGGAAAGTCTTCAGCAGACCAACAGTTAATCCTTCCTGTTGGTTTGCGAACACTTCCCATGTTTACACTTGCTGCAACGAAGACTCGTGCAATTCGCAGCGCGCCATCTAATAACACTGATCTAAGAGTTCAATCTATCTTGGATCTTAAGTCGTTCACTCTCGAGAAGCTCGCAGTGTATTTATACCCGATCCTCATAAACGTTCTTGAGATAGATGAGGACGCATGCCAGTATACTTCCACGGGACATTTCCAACTACCTCCGGGGACAAGACTTTCACGTCAAAACTTAATGCACGGAGGTGCATACATATTGTTCAACGGGCTCAAAGTATTTTTCTGGATCCATTCGGACGTGAATGTATTGTTGCTTCAAGATGTATTTGGACAgaatgtttcttctttggacaGCATTGATCCAAATTTAAACGAGCTACCTGAACTGGATACAGGAATCTCTCTCCAGCTCAGAAACCTGGTTTCATTTTTGCTAAGAGCTATCTCAACTCTTCTTTTGTACCAATACAAATTTGTCGGTTCCGACGAGATGGTGCGGAAGTTGAATTCATGGAAAACTTGTACGAAGATAGTACGCCTGACAAGCTCCAAAGCTACCATGACTTCCTTAACCATATTCATTCACTGA